One Thermodesulfobacteriota bacterium genomic window carries:
- a CDS encoding polysulfide reductase yields EKLLLGLTPQEYLAQLVRNPFNWVLAAIFAVGVPVTVSRFIFGLGYVTHSSYDYPWGLFLGWGLFTMVPLSASGFMLGTAVEVFGRKDFKPIERLALLNGLLGYFFAVLFLQVDLGQPWRLIYPMFVSLGPAAVLFLVAWHVATYLSVQVAEVSPAFFEWMGWAKPKKAVKSVVVGLTIAGIILSTLHQGALGALFTYAPGKVHPLWYSAPFQWFHFFCSSIFAGLCMVIVVSTLCRTFMGWRCDDNFKRNLDYLTLALAKGATMALITYLVIKIIAVAHDGDWKYLASGWGQWWLLEMGLGVVAPIVLFTVALRNNLAGLARFTALLTVLGIVLNRLNTALITFNWKLYQEIPHWREVMIVVTIYSLYIVTYRFILARLPILYTWKEEK; encoded by the coding sequence GAAAAGCTCCTGCTGGGCCTGACCCCCCAGGAATACCTGGCCCAGCTGGTGCGCAACCCCTTCAACTGGGTGCTGGCCGCGATCTTCGCGGTGGGCGTCCCGGTGACCGTCTCCCGCTTCATCTTCGGCCTGGGCTACGTCACCCACAGCTCCTACGACTACCCCTGGGGCCTGTTTCTGGGCTGGGGCCTGTTCACCATGGTGCCGCTGTCCGCGTCGGGCTTCATGCTGGGCACGGCGGTGGAGGTATTCGGCCGCAAGGACTTCAAGCCGATTGAGCGACTGGCCCTGTTGAACGGCCTGCTCGGCTACTTCTTCGCGGTCCTCTTCCTGCAGGTGGACCTGGGTCAGCCCTGGCGGCTCATCTACCCGATGTTCGTCTCCCTGGGACCGGCGGCGGTTCTCTTCCTGGTGGCCTGGCATGTGGCCACCTACCTGTCGGTGCAGGTCGCCGAGGTGTCGCCGGCCTTCTTCGAGTGGATGGGCTGGGCCAAGCCCAAGAAGGCGGTGAAGAGCGTCGTCGTCGGCCTGACCATTGCCGGCATCATCCTCTCCACCCTGCACCAGGGGGCGCTGGGGGCGCTGTTCACTTACGCGCCGGGCAAGGTGCATCCCCTGTGGTACAGCGCGCCCTTCCAGTGGTTCCACTTCTTCTGCTCCTCCATCTTTGCCGGCCTGTGCATGGTGATCGTGGTCAGCACCCTGTGCCGGACCTTCATGGGCTGGCGCTGCGACGACAACTTCAAGCGCAATCTGGATTATCTGACCCTGGCCCTGGCCAAGGGTGCCACCATGGCCCTCATCACCTACCTGGTGATCAAGATCATCGCGGTGGCCCATGACGGCGACTGGAAGTACCTGGCCTCCGGCTGGGGCCAGTGGTGGCTGCTGGAGATGGGGCTCGGCGTCGTGGCGCCCATCGTGCTGTTCACGGTGGCGCTCCGCAACAACCTGGCCGGCCTGGCCCGCTTCACCGCCCTTTTGACCGTGCTCGGCATCGTCCTCAACCGGCTGAACACCGCGCTCATCACCTTCAACTGGAAGCTGTATCAGGAGATCCCCCACTGGCGGGAGGTCATGATTGTGGTCACCATCTACTCCCTGTATATCGTCACCTACCGCTTCATCCTGGCGCGGCTGCCCATCCTCTACACCTGGAAGGAAGAGAAGTAG
- a CDS encoding response regulator — MASKGSVLVVDDEPDIGFVLCTLLEKWSYRAEVATGSEQALRYLGGQRFDVLVTDIRMPGIGGIELLRLARELGPDLQCVMMSAYDDSRTAIEALRLDAVNFLSKPINFQELESAVEKAMDRLRLVQDARKARSRERMFEAANAHLGREMTKNRMILDSAGEGILGLDSQGTVIFVNPAANSMLGWDPGEAVGRSFEEELCLHTLGDGAPFPDRLSPFQRAYQDGRLQQGSGEIFWRKDGTCLPIEYTCTPLEDGEGIYGAVVVFRDISERRAIERQIRRGQQMQEVLNSLLRLSLDTTSEADLLGRCLDYLSSLSWLDLDPKGAAFLLEEGTSTLVLTAEVGLERRHAGGCQRVALGDCLCGTAAQTGQLVYAECPDARHQSRCRHTQPHSHYCVPMVSSRQGLLGVMTVYGRHGAGRNPQVERLLEAGAATVARIIENMRAQKALAAAEAAVRARSEFMARLSHEIRTPMNGVIGMTNLALGLQLPAQAAHYLQLVKSSAGRLLTIINDILDFSKMEAGKLRIDPVPFSLRDMLQGTLEGSLAIQAADKGLSLSWSLDPCIPDTLVGDPGRLLQILVNLVGNAIKFTEQGRIEVLVEPGPTAAEDGDGLLLHFAVRDTGVGIALDQQAELFNPFFQCDSSLTRRHGGTGLGLAISAQLVDLLGGRIWLESTPGQGSTFHFSARFASHDEDAPAPGRTLPDQGLDASVLVLEAAADSEGSVSSLLSGWVANVRTVASGPAALAAFRQQRHAVVLLDADVAGVGVFDLAEEILGDPRLGRPLVMILASAGIRGDAAQCREIEVAGYLTKPVQRPMLLEAISMAMEGGNAAGVWRPFVTRHTVREAQQECHVLLVEDEFCNRTIAASLIEQAGWRVTAVDNGRRAVEILQQTAFDLVLMDVQMPVLDGLAATAAIRQQEGPTGGHVPIVAMTAHAMPEDRQRCLAAGMDAYISKPIEPMELYATARRLLRDGAARRGSAEQGGRSAAPGRPRGKAVAAGVFSETDN; from the coding sequence ATGGCATCGAAGGGCAGCGTGCTGGTGGTGGACGACGAACCGGATATCGGCTTTGTGCTGTGCACCCTGTTGGAAAAGTGGTCATACCGGGCCGAGGTTGCCACCGGCAGCGAGCAGGCTCTTCGGTACCTGGGCGGGCAGCGCTTCGACGTCCTGGTGACCGATATCCGGATGCCGGGAATCGGCGGCATCGAGCTGCTGCGCCTGGCCCGGGAGCTGGGCCCTGATCTCCAGTGCGTGATGATGAGCGCCTACGACGATTCCCGGACCGCCATCGAGGCGTTGCGTCTGGATGCCGTCAACTTCCTGAGCAAGCCCATCAACTTTCAGGAGCTGGAGTCGGCCGTGGAGAAGGCGATGGATCGGCTGCGGCTGGTCCAGGACGCCCGCAAGGCCCGGAGCCGGGAGCGGATGTTCGAGGCGGCCAACGCCCATTTGGGACGGGAGATGACCAAGAACCGGATGATCCTGGATTCCGCCGGCGAGGGCATTCTGGGCCTCGACAGCCAGGGCACGGTCATCTTCGTCAATCCGGCTGCCAATTCCATGCTGGGCTGGGATCCCGGAGAGGCCGTCGGCCGCTCCTTCGAAGAGGAGCTTTGCCTCCACACCCTTGGGGACGGGGCGCCGTTCCCGGATCGCCTGAGCCCTTTCCAGCGCGCTTACCAGGATGGACGGCTCCAGCAAGGCAGCGGTGAGATTTTCTGGCGCAAGGATGGGACCTGCCTGCCCATTGAGTACACCTGCACCCCTCTGGAGGACGGCGAGGGGATTTATGGCGCGGTGGTGGTGTTCCGGGATATCAGCGAGCGGCGCGCCATCGAGCGGCAGATCCGGCGCGGCCAGCAGATGCAGGAGGTCCTGAACAGTCTGCTCCGCCTCTCCTTGGACACCACCTCCGAGGCGGATCTCCTGGGCCGCTGCCTGGATTACCTCAGCTCGCTGTCCTGGCTTGACCTGGATCCCAAGGGGGCGGCCTTCCTTCTGGAGGAGGGGACCAGTACCCTGGTCCTTACCGCCGAGGTTGGTCTCGAGCGTCGGCATGCCGGTGGCTGCCAGCGGGTAGCCCTGGGCGACTGCCTGTGCGGCACCGCGGCCCAGACCGGCCAGCTCGTCTATGCCGAATGCCCTGATGCCCGCCACCAGAGCCGCTGCCGCCATACGCAGCCCCACAGCCACTACTGCGTGCCGATGGTCTCCAGCCGCCAGGGGCTTCTGGGGGTGATGACCGTCTACGGCCGGCACGGGGCGGGCCGCAACCCACAGGTGGAGCGGCTGCTGGAAGCCGGAGCGGCCACCGTGGCCAGGATCATCGAGAACATGCGGGCCCAGAAGGCCCTGGCTGCGGCAGAGGCCGCGGTCCGGGCGAGAAGCGAGTTCATGGCCCGGCTGAGCCACGAGATCCGCACCCCCATGAACGGCGTCATCGGCATGACCAACCTGGCCCTGGGCCTGCAGTTGCCGGCCCAGGCGGCGCACTACCTCCAGCTCGTCAAGTCCTCGGCCGGCCGGCTGCTGACCATCATCAACGATATCCTCGACTTCTCGAAGATGGAGGCAGGAAAGCTCCGGATCGACCCGGTGCCCTTTTCATTGCGGGACATGCTGCAGGGGACCCTGGAGGGCAGCCTGGCCATTCAGGCGGCTGACAAGGGTCTGTCGCTCTCCTGGTCCCTGGATCCCTGCATCCCCGACACCCTGGTGGGCGACCCGGGACGGCTTTTGCAGATCCTGGTCAATCTCGTCGGCAACGCCATCAAGTTCACCGAGCAGGGCAGGATTGAGGTGCTGGTGGAGCCCGGCCCGACGGCAGCCGAGGATGGGGATGGTCTCCTCCTCCACTTCGCGGTCCGGGACACCGGGGTGGGCATCGCCCTGGACCAGCAGGCAGAGCTGTTCAACCCCTTTTTCCAATGTGACAGCTCGTTGACGCGCCGCCACGGCGGCACCGGCCTGGGCCTCGCCATCTCCGCCCAGCTGGTGGACCTCTTGGGGGGGAGGATCTGGCTGGAGAGTACGCCGGGACAGGGCTCCACCTTCCATTTCTCCGCCCGTTTCGCTTCCCACGACGAAGATGCCCCGGCCCCGGGGCGGACCCTGCCCGACCAGGGGCTGGATGCTTCGGTTCTGGTGCTGGAAGCCGCAGCCGACAGCGAGGGCTCGGTCTCGAGCCTGCTCTCCGGCTGGGTGGCCAATGTGCGGACGGTGGCCAGCGGGCCGGCTGCCCTTGCCGCCTTCCGGCAGCAGCGGCACGCGGTCGTCCTCCTCGATGCCGATGTGGCCGGCGTCGGGGTCTTCGATCTGGCCGAAGAAATCCTGGGGGATCCCCGCCTGGGACGGCCCCTGGTCATGATCCTGGCCTCGGCCGGTATCCGGGGGGATGCGGCCCAGTGCCGGGAGATCGAGGTGGCGGGCTACCTCACCAAGCCGGTCCAGCGGCCGATGCTGCTGGAGGCGATCTCCATGGCCATGGAGGGAGGCAATGCGGCCGGGGTCTGGCGGCCCTTCGTCACCCGGCATACGGTGCGGGAGGCGCAGCAGGAATGCCATGTGCTCCTGGTGGAAGATGAATTCTGCAACCGCACCATTGCCGCCTCCCTGATCGAACAGGCCGGATGGCGGGTGACGGCGGTGGACAATGGGCGCCGGGCTGTGGAGATCCTGCAGCAGACCGCTTTTGACCTCGTTTTGATGGATGTGCAGATGCCGGTGTTGGACGGCCTGGCTGCCACGGCGGCGATTCGGCAGCAGGAGGGACCCACCGGCGGCCATGTTCCCATCGTGGCCATGACAGCCCATGCCATGCCGGAGGATCGCCAGCGGTGTCTGGCGGCTGGTATGGACGCCTACATCTCCAAGCCGATCGAGCCCATGGAGCTCTATGCCACCGCCCGGCGGCTGCTCCGTGACGGAGCGGCGCGGCGCGGCAGCGCTGAGCAGGGGGGGCGGTCCGCCGCCCCTGGCCGCCCCAGGGGGAAAGCGGTGGCGGCGGGCGTCTTTTCCGAGACCGACAACTGA